From the genome of Spinacia oleracea cultivar Varoflay chromosome 2, BTI_SOV_V1, whole genome shotgun sequence, one region includes:
- the LOC110800706 gene encoding protein arginine N-methyltransferase PRMT10 isoform X1: protein MGSPFANGGGERGLGGAANGSVDKGVDYANYFCTYSYLYHQKEMLSDRVRMDAYYNSIFQNTHHFQGKTVLDVGTGSGILAIWSAQAGARKVYAVEATKMSEHARLLVKANGLEDVVEVIEGSMEDITLPEKVDVIISEWMGYFLLRESMFDSVICARDRWLKPTGVMYPSHARIWLAPIKSHLIDQKRDHFDGGMEEWHGFVDDTKNSYGVDMSILTESFTEEQKKYYLQTSLWNNLRPEQVIGTAAIIKEMDCLTATVDDILVIKTQFFSSILEEDTRFSGFGGWFDVHFRGRSESPAKCEIELSTAPSVENGTHWGQQVFLLNSPIRSNKGDNMSISFVMNRSKENHRLLEAEFGCEFKLASGQPLQPFRKKFFIE from the exons ATGGGAAGCCCATTTGCAAATGGCGGCGGAGAGCGAGGACTCGGCGGCGCAGCCAATGGCTCGGTGGACAAAGGGGTGGATTACGCCAACTACTTCTGCACTTACTCTTACTTGTACCACCAGAAAGAAATGCTCTCTGATCGTGTCAGAATGGATGCTTACTACAACTCCATCTTCCAGAACACACACCACTTTCAAGGAAAG ACTGTGTTGGATGTAGGAACTGGTAGTGGTATTCTTGCAATTTGGTCAGCACAAGCGGGTGCAAGAAAGGTCTATGCAGTGGAAGCTACAAAGATGTCTgagcatgctcgtcttcttgtTAAAGCGAATGGCCTTGAGGATGTTGTTGAAGTCATTGAGGGTTCCATGGAAGATATAACTCTTCCGGAAAAAG TTGATGTAATTATATCTGAGTGGATGGGATACTTCCTACTGCGCGAGTCCATGTTTGATTCTGTGATATGTGCACGAGATCGATGGCTGAAGCCAACTGGAGTTAT GTATCCAAGTCATGCACGCATATGGTTGGCTCCTATAAAGTCTCACTTGATAGATCAGAAAAGGGATCACTTTGATGGAGGTATGGAAGAATGGCATGGTTTTGTTGATGATACTAAGAACTCCTATGGTGTAGATATGAGTATTCTCACAGAGTCCTTCACTGAGGAGCAGAAGAAATATTACCTACAG ACTTCATTGTGGAACAACCTTCGTCCTGAACAAGTCATCGGGACAGCTGCCATCATCAAGGAGATGGATTGTTTAACTGCTACAGTTGATGATATTCTTGTCATTAAAACTCAATTTTTCTCATCAATCTTGGAGGAGGATACAAGGTTCTCTGGGTTTGGAGGCTGGTTTGATGTTCATTTCCGA GGAAGAAGCGAAAGTCCAGCTAAATGTGAGATTGAGCTGTCAACAGCCCCCAGCGTTGAAAATGGCACGCATTGGGGTCAGCAA GTCTTTCTCTTAAATTCTCCTATTCGTAGCAACAAAGGAGACAATATGAGTATTTCCTTTGTGATGAACCGTTCTAAAGAAAACCATCGACTGTTAGAAGCTGAGTTTGGGTGTGAGTTCAAACTAGCGTCTGGCCAGCCGCTTCAGCCATTCAGGAAGAAGTTCTTCATAGAGTGA
- the LOC110800706 gene encoding protein arginine N-methyltransferase PRMT10 isoform X2 yields MGSPFANGGGERGLGGAANGSVDKGVDYANYFCTYSYLYHQKEMLSDRVRMDAYYNSIFQNTHHFQGKTVLDVGTGSGILAIWSAQAGARKVYAVEATKMSEHARLLVKANGLEDVVEVIEGSMEDITLPEKVDVIISEWMGYFLLRESMFDSVICARDRWLKPTGVMYPSHARIWLAPIKSHLIDQKRDHFDGGMEEWHGFVDDTKNSYGVDMSILTESFTEEQKKYYLQTSLWNNLRPEQVIGTAAIIKEMDCLTATVDDILVIKTQFFSSILEEDTRFSGFGGWFDVHFRGRSESPAKCEIELSTAPSVENGTHWGQQRVRRVVNHKC; encoded by the exons ATGGGAAGCCCATTTGCAAATGGCGGCGGAGAGCGAGGACTCGGCGGCGCAGCCAATGGCTCGGTGGACAAAGGGGTGGATTACGCCAACTACTTCTGCACTTACTCTTACTTGTACCACCAGAAAGAAATGCTCTCTGATCGTGTCAGAATGGATGCTTACTACAACTCCATCTTCCAGAACACACACCACTTTCAAGGAAAG ACTGTGTTGGATGTAGGAACTGGTAGTGGTATTCTTGCAATTTGGTCAGCACAAGCGGGTGCAAGAAAGGTCTATGCAGTGGAAGCTACAAAGATGTCTgagcatgctcgtcttcttgtTAAAGCGAATGGCCTTGAGGATGTTGTTGAAGTCATTGAGGGTTCCATGGAAGATATAACTCTTCCGGAAAAAG TTGATGTAATTATATCTGAGTGGATGGGATACTTCCTACTGCGCGAGTCCATGTTTGATTCTGTGATATGTGCACGAGATCGATGGCTGAAGCCAACTGGAGTTAT GTATCCAAGTCATGCACGCATATGGTTGGCTCCTATAAAGTCTCACTTGATAGATCAGAAAAGGGATCACTTTGATGGAGGTATGGAAGAATGGCATGGTTTTGTTGATGATACTAAGAACTCCTATGGTGTAGATATGAGTATTCTCACAGAGTCCTTCACTGAGGAGCAGAAGAAATATTACCTACAG ACTTCATTGTGGAACAACCTTCGTCCTGAACAAGTCATCGGGACAGCTGCCATCATCAAGGAGATGGATTGTTTAACTGCTACAGTTGATGATATTCTTGTCATTAAAACTCAATTTTTCTCATCAATCTTGGAGGAGGATACAAGGTTCTCTGGGTTTGGAGGCTGGTTTGATGTTCATTTCCGA GGAAGAAGCGAAAGTCCAGCTAAATGTGAGATTGAGCTGTCAACAGCCCCCAGCGTTGAAAATGGCACGCATTGGGGTCAGCAA CGTGTACGCCGTGTAGTAAATCACAAATGTTAA